A genomic stretch from Thermonema lapsum includes:
- the tamL gene encoding translocation and assembly module lipoprotein TamL — MYSKAKVAVFGLLSLFFLPSCFSILSLKENEYILYRQEIKTDSLDRELFEPYLMQRPNRKIFGFMPYVEIYYLGKQFFNPERVKQQINQNREKYQKKIEKHVGNNTKVNKLIYKRDKKLKKLETKLKEGNFLMRVVGEPPVILNQSKTYESVRNLRNFLHTKGFFECEVTFKTDTISKQGRLTKVTYIIHEGVAYRVDSIEVISAQEDLNTLLSSFIQRQSKVLHHYDRDRLDNMRASIESYLRENGYFRFTRDYITIEVDTSQSRKSAAIRFVINVPSRIDTSKLNVKILGRELGQIAPDNLQGKHLRYKLTAPYFLVVPSNKNGGRIDTARAQYLQTYDGRHVRIYLADRKFNSNILAQQIYLHEGDWFQESSIRKTQQALSSLDMFKFVNITLQDNDSTNLTPIISAAPMEKFSFTSETGLNVVQGLPGPFVNFSLKNRNPFGGIEVFENSFRFAIDGQTSLTDQSQVYSTTEVNYSSSLSIPHFLLPKKWQYKFLQKQPKTIIGLSFNFTNRPEYTRRNSNLYINYQWRRIPYYRYDFSPLDINIVNTEKTAALDAFLAQLSSPTIQQSFRNAFITSSHGSWTYNDISSDNTISRFVRFYGESGGAILNLFNNTILKRDNTFFGLNYFKYLKFYTDLRYHYPLSKETTLAMRFLGGAVWPYGTSTTVPYEKFFFAGGSNSIRAWPPRRLGPGSYNHIDNNGNISYRFEEPGNIILEGGVEYRFKIWWIVNGALFVDMGNVWTLSKDPDRPGAQFTEKFWQEIAVGTGFGLRFDFTFLLLRLDLGIKAIDPARPIGNRWVLNELSIRKPFSGSNAALLNIGIGYPF, encoded by the coding sequence ATGTATTCAAAAGCAAAAGTAGCAGTTTTTGGACTTCTGTCGCTGTTTTTTCTACCCAGCTGCTTTAGCATACTTTCCCTTAAAGAGAATGAATACATATTGTATCGTCAAGAAATTAAAACAGATTCATTGGACAGGGAGCTCTTCGAACCGTATCTCATGCAGCGCCCCAATCGGAAAATTTTTGGTTTCATGCCTTATGTGGAGATTTACTATCTGGGAAAACAGTTTTTCAATCCCGAACGTGTAAAGCAGCAAATCAACCAAAACAGGGAAAAATACCAAAAAAAGATAGAAAAACATGTCGGCAACAATACAAAGGTAAATAAGCTGATTTACAAACGGGACAAGAAACTAAAAAAGCTAGAAACAAAGCTAAAAGAAGGCAACTTTCTCATGCGTGTGGTGGGGGAACCTCCAGTTATTCTAAACCAAAGTAAAACATACGAGTCGGTACGAAACCTGCGCAATTTTTTACATACTAAGGGTTTTTTTGAATGCGAAGTAACTTTCAAAACAGATACCATTTCTAAACAGGGGCGTTTGACCAAGGTTACATACATAATTCATGAAGGCGTCGCCTACAGGGTGGACAGCATAGAAGTAATCAGTGCACAAGAAGACCTTAACACCCTTCTTTCATCATTCATACAGCGGCAAAGCAAAGTGCTGCATCACTATGACAGAGACCGTTTGGACAACATGCGAGCAAGTATCGAATCTTATTTGCGTGAAAATGGATATTTTCGCTTTACCCGCGACTACATTACCATAGAAGTAGATACTTCTCAAAGCCGGAAAAGTGCAGCCATACGCTTTGTCATCAATGTCCCCAGCCGGATAGACACCAGCAAGCTAAATGTAAAGATTTTGGGCAGGGAGTTAGGGCAAATAGCCCCTGATAACTTACAAGGGAAGCATCTACGCTATAAACTCACGGCACCTTATTTTCTGGTCGTACCCTCTAACAAGAACGGTGGTCGCATAGACACAGCCAGAGCCCAGTATTTACAAACATACGACGGCAGGCATGTGCGTATATACCTCGCTGACAGGAAGTTCAATTCCAATATATTGGCACAGCAGATTTATCTCCATGAAGGCGATTGGTTTCAAGAATCAAGCATACGCAAGACGCAACAAGCTCTCTCCTCCCTTGATATGTTTAAGTTCGTCAACATTACTTTGCAAGATAACGACTCCACCAACTTGACTCCCATCATTAGTGCTGCCCCTATGGAAAAGTTCTCGTTTACCAGTGAAACCGGCTTAAACGTAGTGCAAGGTTTACCCGGTCCTTTTGTTAACTTCAGCTTAAAAAACAGAAACCCATTTGGGGGCATTGAAGTATTTGAAAATAGCTTTCGCTTCGCTATAGATGGACAAACCAGCCTTACCGACCAATCACAGGTGTATTCTACTACGGAAGTGAACTACAGCAGCAGTCTTAGTATCCCTCATTTTCTTTTACCAAAGAAGTGGCAATACAAATTCCTTCAAAAGCAGCCCAAAACAATTATTGGTTTATCGTTTAACTTTACCAACCGTCCAGAATATACCAGAAGAAACTCAAACTTGTATATCAACTACCAATGGCGCAGAATTCCTTATTACCGTTATGATTTTTCTCCGCTTGATATCAATATTGTAAACACAGAAAAAACCGCTGCCCTCGATGCTTTTTTAGCACAGTTGTCATCGCCAACTATACAACAAAGTTTTCGAAATGCATTCATCACCAGCTCACACGGAAGCTGGACTTACAACGATATTTCAAGTGACAACACCATATCTCGCTTTGTTCGATTTTATGGCGAATCAGGTGGTGCTATACTGAACTTATTTAACAATACAATACTAAAAAGAGACAATACTTTCTTTGGGTTAAACTATTTTAAGTATTTAAAATTCTACACAGACCTTCGTTATCACTATCCGCTATCTAAAGAAACAACACTTGCCATGCGTTTTCTTGGAGGAGCAGTGTGGCCTTATGGAACTTCTACTACGGTTCCTTACGAAAAATTCTTTTTTGCCGGTGGGAGCAACAGTATAAGGGCATGGCCTCCAAGACGTCTGGGTCCCGGTAGTTACAATCATATAGATAACAATGGCAACATTTCATACCGCTTTGAAGAACCGGGAAATATCATTTTAGAAGGTGGCGTAGAGTATAGATTTAAAATTTGGTGGATTGTCAATGGTGCCTTATTTGTAGATATGGGCAACGTATGGACGCTAAGTAAAGACCCTGACCGCCCCGGTGCTCAGTTTACAGAAAAGTTCTGGCAGGAAATAGCCGTAGGTACTGGCTTTGGACTTCGTTTCGATTTTACTTTTCTGTTACTTCGTTTAGATTTAGGTATTAAAGCAATAGACCCAGCTCGCCCCATCGGTAATCGATGGGTACTAAATGAATTGTCTATCAGAAAACCTTTCAGTGGAAGCAACGCTGCTCTTTTAAACATAGGTATAGGCTATCCATTTTAG
- the hemF gene encoding oxygen-dependent coproporphyrinogen oxidase has protein sequence MNELDKKIIADWFRGLQDHICQELEILDGKSTFEEELWERPGGGGGRTRIIQNGQLIEKGGVNFSAVYGSAPSPLVKKGVLPEGEFFATGVSIVLHPFNPWVPIIHMNVRYFEASNGQYWFGGGIDATPHYIDKKDAAAFHSMLKACCDKHNKDYYVKFKDWADNYFFIPHRQETRGIGGIFFDRLTEDEQMSKVALWEFVKEVGHTFVPAYKLLVSSKRQLPFGERQKEWQLIRRSRYAEFNLVYDAGTKFGLETQGRIESILMSMPPLAAWKYNYQPEPGSLEADTQALLKKGIDWLSLE, from the coding sequence ATGAATGAATTAGACAAAAAAATAATTGCTGATTGGTTTCGTGGACTACAAGACCACATATGTCAAGAACTGGAAATTTTAGATGGTAAATCAACATTTGAGGAGGAACTTTGGGAGCGCCCGGGCGGTGGAGGTGGAAGAACAAGAATCATTCAGAACGGGCAATTGATAGAAAAAGGAGGTGTTAATTTTTCAGCGGTGTATGGCAGTGCCCCCTCTCCTTTGGTAAAGAAGGGTGTATTGCCAGAAGGAGAATTTTTTGCTACCGGTGTTTCAATAGTGCTGCATCCTTTCAATCCATGGGTTCCCATCATCCATATGAATGTGCGTTATTTTGAAGCTTCTAATGGTCAATACTGGTTTGGTGGTGGCATCGATGCCACCCCTCATTATATCGATAAGAAAGACGCTGCCGCCTTCCATAGCATGCTAAAAGCCTGCTGTGATAAACACAATAAAGATTATTATGTTAAATTTAAAGACTGGGCAGACAACTATTTCTTTATTCCCCATAGACAAGAAACTCGTGGCATTGGCGGCATATTCTTTGACCGCCTGACCGAAGATGAGCAAATGAGTAAGGTGGCTTTGTGGGAGTTTGTCAAAGAGGTAGGACACACATTTGTACCTGCTTACAAGTTGCTTGTATCAAGTAAACGCCAATTGCCCTTTGGAGAAAGACAAAAAGAGTGGCAACTCATCCGAAGAAGTCGTTACGCAGAATTCAATCTCGTGTATGATGCGGGCACCAAATTTGGACTCGAAACTCAAGGACGCATAGAATCAATACTCATGAGCATGCCTCCTTTGGCTGCATGGAAGTATAATTATCAGCCCGAACCGGGTAGCCTCGAAGCAGACACACAAGCCCTTTTAAAGAAAGGAATAGATTGGCTATCACTCGAATAG
- a CDS encoding riboflavin synthase: protein MFTGIVEAVGKIISINKQGNNLLFTVEAPFAQELKINQSVAHDGACLTVIEVNKSNYVVEAIQETLDKTNLSTWKKDYIVNLERCLPVNGRFDGHIVQGHVDTTAVCVQKKEENGSWRFWFEYPAEKGITVSKGSITVNGISLTVVDSEEGAFSVAIIPYTYEHTNFKYMEEGSKVNIEFDIIGKYVQRLIKGYQ, encoded by the coding sequence ATGTTTACAGGCATTGTCGAAGCTGTTGGAAAAATCATTTCGATAAATAAGCAGGGTAATAATCTTTTATTCACAGTAGAAGCGCCTTTTGCACAAGAGTTAAAGATAAACCAGAGTGTAGCTCACGATGGCGCTTGTTTGACGGTTATAGAAGTAAACAAAAGCAACTATGTAGTAGAAGCAATCCAAGAAACTCTTGATAAGACAAATTTAAGTACATGGAAGAAAGATTACATCGTCAACTTAGAGAGGTGCTTGCCTGTCAATGGACGATTTGACGGGCATATTGTGCAAGGACACGTCGATACAACTGCCGTATGTGTGCAAAAAAAAGAGGAAAATGGAAGCTGGCGTTTTTGGTTCGAGTATCCTGCTGAAAAAGGAATTACCGTAAGTAAAGGTTCTATTACCGTAAACGGTATCAGTCTGACGGTAGTGGATTCGGAAGAAGGGGCTTTCTCAGTAGCCATTATTCCCTATACATATGAACACACCAATTTTAAATACATGGAAGAGGGGAGTAAGGTAAATATAGAATTTGATATTATCGGCAAGTATGTTCAGCGTCTTATAAAAGGGTATCAATAA
- a CDS encoding protein-L-isoaspartate(D-aspartate) O-methyltransferase has translation MYEDSYRHKGMRRRLVNQLRKKGIRDERVLQAIELIPRHWFLDSVFLEHAYQDKAFPIDEGQTISQPYTVAYQTELLQVAPGMKVLEIGTGSGYQACVLAAMGARVFTIEYHSKLYSKAQKMFVLLGLDKQIKAFCGDGSRGMLQHSPFDRILITAAAPSIPEELKQQLTIGGRLVAPIGDLRIQRMYCIIRKSENTFEEVAGDLFKFVPLLGKHGWKNN, from the coding sequence ATGTATGAAGATAGCTACAGACATAAAGGCATGCGCCGTCGATTGGTAAACCAGCTGCGTAAAAAGGGTATTCGGGATGAGCGTGTATTACAGGCTATAGAGCTAATTCCCCGCCACTGGTTTTTAGATTCAGTATTTCTTGAGCATGCCTATCAAGATAAAGCCTTCCCCATAGATGAGGGGCAGACCATATCACAGCCTTATACAGTTGCTTATCAGACGGAACTCTTGCAAGTTGCTCCCGGGATGAAGGTATTGGAGATAGGTACAGGCTCTGGTTATCAAGCTTGTGTGTTGGCAGCGATGGGCGCAAGAGTGTTTACAATAGAATATCACAGTAAACTATACAGTAAAGCCCAAAAAATGTTTGTCCTGTTAGGACTCGACAAGCAAATAAAAGCTTTTTGTGGCGATGGCAGCCGAGGAATGCTCCAGCATTCACCTTTCGACCGTATATTGATTACCGCCGCTGCGCCTTCCATACCCGAAGAGCTAAAACAACAGTTGACCATAGGGGGACGCCTTGTAGCTCCTATTGGAGACTTACGTATCCAACGCATGTACTGTATCATACGCAAAAGTGAAAACACTTTCGAAGAAGTAGCAGGGGATTTATTTAAATTTGTACCTCTCTTAGGTAAACACGGATGGAAAAATAACTAA
- a CDS encoding acyl-CoA thioesterase, which produces MARKAKAAKESLTTMTEMVLPNDTNTLGNLMGGRLMYFMDIAAAIAAQKHSNRIVVTASVDNVSFRHPIKLGNVVTIKAQVTRAFNSSMEVHLEVWAEDIPAQTKHKTNEAFYTFVAVDQTGRPIDVPEVIPETEEEKRLYESAIHRRELRLILSGRMQIQDATELKELLSKNLYPTAE; this is translated from the coding sequence ATGGCAAGAAAAGCAAAAGCTGCAAAGGAATCACTTACTACTATGACCGAGATGGTACTGCCCAACGATACCAACACTTTGGGCAATCTCATGGGAGGAAGGTTGATGTATTTTATGGACATAGCTGCTGCTATAGCAGCTCAGAAACATTCTAACAGGATTGTAGTAACAGCGTCTGTCGATAATGTATCCTTTCGACACCCTATCAAACTGGGAAATGTAGTAACCATAAAAGCACAGGTAACCCGAGCCTTCAACTCTTCCATGGAAGTACATCTCGAGGTATGGGCAGAAGACATTCCTGCACAAACCAAGCATAAAACCAATGAAGCGTTTTATACCTTTGTTGCTGTGGACCAAACAGGACGCCCTATCGACGTGCCTGAGGTAATACCAGAGACAGAAGAAGAGAAACGACTCTATGAAAGTGCCATACATCGCCGTGAGTTACGTTTAATACTAAGCGGCAGGATGCAAATTCAAGACGCTACTGAGCTGAAAGAACTGCTTTCTAAAAATTTATACCCCACAGCCGAATAA